Proteins encoded by one window of Halomonas sp. SH5A2:
- a CDS encoding cyclic nucleotide-binding domain-containing protein, producing the protein MFTIALFFIANALFCLAYIVRDMAWLRAITILASSSTLPYFYFQSTPLYGAMSWQIAFIAINTVNLTFLLLQRRPIKLTQEEQWLHDTTFSLLKPRRMRRLLQHAESHEIQSGEALIEQGKELRALIILLSGSASVKVNGIERATLSPGDFAGEMSFITGRLTSADVIANEPVRYLIWPSSVLERMYQRDPEIKNTIQSIIGFDMATKLARQAP; encoded by the coding sequence ATGTTCACAATTGCGCTTTTTTTTATTGCCAATGCGCTGTTTTGTTTAGCGTATATTGTTCGCGATATGGCGTGGCTACGCGCAATTACCATTTTGGCGTCATCATCCACGTTGCCGTATTTTTATTTTCAATCCACCCCGCTTTATGGCGCCATGTCCTGGCAAATCGCCTTTATTGCGATTAATACCGTCAACTTAACGTTTTTACTGCTCCAACGCCGCCCGATTAAGCTCACCCAAGAAGAGCAGTGGCTGCACGACACAACCTTTTCGCTGCTTAAACCTCGTCGCATGCGCCGCTTGTTACAGCACGCGGAGTCCCATGAAATACAATCAGGCGAGGCGTTAATCGAACAAGGTAAAGAGCTGCGGGCGCTTATCATTTTGCTTTCAGGCAGTGCCAGCGTTAAGGTTAATGGCATTGAACGCGCCACACTTTCCCCAGGCGACTTTGCCGGTGAAATGAGCTTTATTACCGGCCGGTTAACCAGTGCTGATGTGATTGCAAACGAGCCGGTACGTTACTTAATTTGGCCATCCTCGGTTCTTGAGCGTATGTACCAACGCGACCCCGAGATAAAAAATACAATACAAAGCATTATTGGGTTCGATATGGCAACTAAACTGGCTCGCCAAGCCCCCTGA
- a CDS encoding RNA-guided endonuclease InsQ/TnpB family protein produces MKTERAYKYRFYPTPEQEALLARTFGCVRFVWNAVLRFRTDAFYQRQEKIGYNDASAFLTELKKHPDTAFLAEVSSVPLQQCLRHQQTAFKNFFSKRARYPRFKSKKHRQSATFASSAFSYRDGAIKLAKCSEPLNIRWSRALPAAPSSISISKDAAGRYFVSCLCKVDTEALPITPKMVGIDLGLKDLFVTSDGKKVNNPRHTARYARKLARAQRHLSRKQKGSNNRAKAKQKVARCHAKMADTRLDHLHKLTRQIVNENQVIAAESLQIKSMVKNRHLSKAISDVGWGELVRQLEYKAAWADRQFVQIDRWYPSSKRCHGCGYVMESLPLNVRTWDCPGCGTQRIDRDVNAAHNILKAGTALLAGAES; encoded by the coding sequence ATGAAAACCGAACGCGCCTACAAATACCGTTTCTATCCGACGCCTGAGCAAGAAGCCTTGCTGGCGCGGACGTTTGGGTGTGTTCGGTTTGTCTGGAACGCGGTGCTGCGCTTTCGCACCGACGCGTTCTATCAGCGTCAGGAGAAAATCGGCTATAACGACGCCAGTGCGTTTTTAACAGAGTTGAAAAAGCACCCCGATACGGCATTTCTCGCCGAGGTTAGTTCGGTACCGCTGCAACAATGTCTGCGGCATCAGCAAACGGCCTTCAAAAACTTCTTTTCAAAGCGTGCTCGCTACCCGCGTTTTAAATCCAAGAAGCACCGGCAATCAGCCACGTTTGCCAGCTCCGCGTTTTCGTACCGTGACGGGGCCATCAAGCTGGCAAAATGCAGCGAGCCGCTAAACATTCGGTGGAGCCGCGCGCTTCCGGCAGCACCCAGCAGCATCAGCATCTCGAAAGATGCTGCCGGTCGTTACTTCGTCAGCTGCCTATGCAAGGTGGATACCGAGGCGTTGCCGATAACGCCCAAGATGGTCGGCATCGACCTGGGGCTGAAAGACCTGTTTGTGACCAGCGACGGCAAGAAAGTCAACAACCCACGCCATACGGCGCGCTATGCTCGAAAGCTGGCGCGGGCGCAGCGGCATCTCAGCCGCAAGCAAAAAGGCTCGAATAATCGCGCCAAAGCCAAGCAGAAAGTGGCGAGATGCCACGCCAAAATGGCCGACACGCGGCTTGACCACCTGCACAAACTCACCCGCCAGATCGTTAACGAGAACCAAGTGATCGCAGCGGAGAGTTTGCAGATAAAGAGCATGGTCAAAAACCGGCATCTCTCCAAAGCTATCAGCGATGTCGGCTGGGGTGAGCTGGTGCGCCAGCTTGAGTACAAAGCGGCCTGGGCAGATCGACAGTTTGTTCAGATCGACCGTTGGTATCCCAGCAGCAAGCGCTGCCATGGCTGTGGCTATGTGATGGAATCGCTACCGCTGAACGTTCGCACCTGGGACTGCCCAGGCTGCGGCACCCAACGCATTGACCGCGACGTGAACGCGGCCCACAACATTCTAAAAGCAGGCACCGCGCTACTGGCCGGTGCCGAGAGTTGA
- a CDS encoding RecQ family ATP-dependent DNA helicase: protein MPSTSPQQTLKDVFGFDDFRGGQQAVVSRVLDGHSTAAIFATGAGKSLCYQLPALHLPHLTLVVSPLLALMQDQLSFLARHGVAAASIDSTQDRETTRDVMERAKSGELKILMISVERLKNERFRHFLRQVRISLMVVDEAHCLSEWGHNFRPDYLKLPDYQHDFAIPQVLLLTATATPAVIADMREKFAIAPDNVITTGFYRSNLELLVAPAMEDRQQQLIDWLKPQMLPGSEAPTIIYVTLQQTAEQVAKALAAQGIAAQAYHAGLDSERRDAIQGQFMRGDSPCIVATIAFGMGIDKGNIRNVVHYDLPKSIENYSQEIGRAGRDGLPSTCLTMAGRDGLRVLENFVYGDTPEYAGIIRLLEEIAAAGGQPDRQWEVLLFTLSRDTNIRSLPLKTLLVRLEMHGIIAPRFAFLAEYRLRYHIEPSELVGRFEGERAAFVRLIVDNIPIARTWGTVDFDRLHNAGQAQHIDASRARVITALEYFQDKGWLTLEGKRMTDVYEVLQPNFSIEALASQLFDECRHRERIEIERLQAMLALFESESCLTRRLAEHFGDSTFDAPPDTEQGRCGHCSVCYGHPVRLPDAPPLAALSDADFVRYATPLIERHAHQFGQPPNAQRLAHFLCGLTMPVFTPLKARSLDGFAVFEQRAYPEVREWLAGYLEC from the coding sequence ATGCCCAGCACATCGCCGCAGCAAACGCTCAAAGACGTCTTCGGCTTTGACGACTTTCGCGGCGGCCAGCAGGCGGTGGTGTCAAGGGTGCTGGACGGGCACTCTACGGCGGCGATTTTTGCCACTGGCGCGGGAAAATCGCTCTGCTACCAGCTCCCGGCGCTTCATTTGCCTCACTTGACCCTGGTCGTGTCGCCGCTGCTGGCGCTAATGCAGGATCAGCTTTCCTTTCTGGCCCGCCATGGTGTGGCCGCCGCGAGTATAGATTCCACCCAAGACCGTGAAACCACCCGTGATGTCATGGAACGCGCCAAAAGCGGCGAACTTAAAATCCTCATGATCTCGGTGGAGCGGCTCAAGAACGAGCGCTTTCGCCACTTTCTACGCCAGGTGCGTATTTCGCTAATGGTCGTCGATGAAGCCCACTGCCTTTCCGAGTGGGGGCATAACTTTCGCCCGGATTACCTCAAACTGCCGGACTATCAGCACGACTTCGCTATTCCCCAGGTGCTGTTGCTCACCGCCACGGCAACGCCCGCTGTTATCGCCGATATGCGTGAGAAGTTTGCTATCGCGCCGGATAACGTCATTACCACCGGCTTTTACCGTTCCAATCTTGAACTGTTGGTGGCGCCTGCCATGGAAGATCGCCAGCAGCAGTTGATTGACTGGCTGAAGCCACAGATGCTGCCGGGCAGCGAAGCACCGACGATTATCTATGTCACCTTGCAGCAAACCGCCGAGCAGGTGGCGAAAGCGCTGGCGGCTCAGGGCATTGCCGCCCAGGCGTATCACGCCGGGCTGGATTCTGAGCGGCGAGATGCGATTCAGGGCCAGTTCATGCGCGGTGATTCGCCCTGCATCGTGGCCACCATTGCGTTCGGTATGGGCATCGACAAGGGCAATATTCGCAACGTGGTGCACTACGACCTGCCCAAGTCCATCGAGAATTACAGTCAGGAGATTGGCCGGGCGGGGCGTGATGGCTTGCCTTCCACCTGCCTGACCATGGCGGGGCGCGATGGCTTACGGGTGCTGGAAAACTTTGTTTACGGTGATACCCCCGAATACGCTGGCATTATCCGCTTGCTGGAAGAAATCGCGGCAGCAGGCGGCCAGCCGGATCGCCAATGGGAAGTCCTGCTTTTCACGCTTTCCCGCGACACCAATATCCGTTCGCTGCCATTGAAAACACTACTAGTGCGGTTGGAAATGCACGGCATTATTGCGCCGCGCTTTGCGTTTCTGGCCGAGTATCGGCTGCGCTACCATATCGAACCCTCTGAATTGGTAGGCCGCTTTGAAGGTGAGCGGGCGGCCTTTGTGCGCCTTATTGTCGATAATATTCCCATCGCCCGTACCTGGGGCACGGTAGATTTTGATCGGCTACATAATGCCGGGCAGGCGCAACACATCGATGCCTCCCGCGCCCGTGTGATTACCGCGCTTGAGTACTTTCAGGATAAAGGCTGGCTGACCCTGGAAGGCAAGCGGATGACCGACGTGTACGAGGTGCTTCAGCCGAATTTTTCCATTGAAGCGCTGGCGAGCCAGTTATTTGACGAATGCCGACATCGGGAACGGATTGAGATTGAGCGGCTACAGGCCATGCTGGCGCTGTTTGAATCGGAAAGTTGCCTGACGCGGCGGCTGGCCGAGCACTTTGGCGATAGCACTTTTGATGCGCCACCTGACACCGAGCAGGGCCGCTGCGGGCACTGCTCGGTGTGTTACGGCCATCCCGTACGACTGCCGGATGCGCCGCCGCTGGCCGCGCTAAGCGATGCTGATTTTGTGCGCTATGCCACGCCGCTGATCGAGCGCCACGCGCACCAATTTGGCCAGCCGCCCAATGCGCAGCGGCTGGCGCATTTTCTGTGCGGCCTCACCATGCCGGTCTTCACCCCGCTCAAAGCGCGTAGCCTTGACGGCTTCGCGGTCTTTGAGCAGCGCGCCTACCCTGAGGTACGTGAATGGTTAGCGGGTTATTTAGAATGCTAA
- the zigA gene encoding zinc metallochaperone GTPase ZigA: MTAFSPLPVTVLSGFLGAGKTTVLNHILANREGRRVAVIVNDMSEVNIDGALVRGGPSEPPLDGDVALNRSQERLVEMSNGCICCTLREDLLEEVSQLAREGKFDYLVIESTGISEPLPVAETFTFEDESGQSLSHLARLDTLVTVVDGANFLEQYREAQSLAEAGESLGEEDERNVADLLVDQIEFCDVLLVSKTDLISDKELGALKAILRSLNPDAELVPITQGGVPLDKVLDTGKFSFERAQLAPGWLKEIRGEHVPETEEYGIGSFAYHARRPFHPQKFHDLLNQEWFGDGLLRSKGFFWLATRPRYAGQWSQAGGIAHHGMAGVFWKAIPEERWPEDPEIRQFIMDKWQEPFGDMRQELVFIGQSLDQAKMREALDNCLLSEAELLEGMEAWKQLPDPFPTWE, translated from the coding sequence ATGACTGCGTTTTCTCCCCTACCCGTGACGGTGCTCTCGGGTTTTCTGGGTGCCGGTAAAACCACCGTGCTCAATCATATCCTTGCCAACCGTGAAGGCCGTCGCGTCGCGGTGATCGTCAACGATATGAGCGAGGTGAACATTGACGGCGCGCTAGTTCGCGGCGGCCCTAGCGAGCCTCCATTGGACGGTGACGTTGCCTTGAACCGCTCACAAGAACGTTTGGTAGAGATGAGCAACGGCTGCATCTGCTGCACCTTGCGCGAAGACTTGCTGGAAGAGGTCAGCCAGTTGGCTCGGGAAGGCAAGTTCGATTACTTGGTGATTGAGTCCACCGGGATTTCCGAGCCGCTGCCCGTCGCGGAAACCTTCACCTTTGAAGACGAAAGCGGCCAGAGCCTTTCCCACCTAGCGCGGCTGGATACGCTGGTCACCGTAGTCGACGGGGCCAACTTTCTGGAGCAGTACCGCGAAGCGCAAAGCCTGGCTGAGGCCGGTGAAAGCCTGGGTGAAGAAGATGAACGCAACGTCGCCGACCTGCTGGTCGATCAAATCGAGTTTTGCGACGTGCTACTGGTCAGCAAGACCGACCTGATCAGCGACAAAGAGCTGGGCGCTCTAAAGGCCATTCTACGCTCGCTGAACCCTGATGCTGAACTGGTGCCGATTACCCAGGGCGGCGTGCCCCTGGATAAAGTGCTGGACACCGGTAAGTTCAGTTTCGAGCGGGCCCAACTGGCACCCGGCTGGCTAAAAGAGATACGCGGCGAGCACGTCCCCGAAACAGAGGAATACGGCATCGGCAGTTTTGCCTACCACGCCCGCCGGCCTTTCCACCCACAGAAGTTTCATGACCTGCTGAATCAGGAATGGTTTGGTGACGGCCTGCTTCGCTCGAAAGGCTTCTTCTGGCTGGCAACTCGCCCACGCTATGCGGGCCAGTGGAGCCAGGCAGGCGGTATCGCCCACCACGGCATGGCCGGCGTGTTCTGGAAAGCCATTCCTGAAGAGCGCTGGCCGGAAGACCCCGAGATTCGCCAGTTCATCATGGATAAGTGGCAGGAACCGTTTGGCGACATGCGCCAGGAACTGGTGTTTATCGGTCAGAGCCTTGATCAAGCCAAAATGCGCGAAGCGCTGGATAACTGCCTGCTGAGCGAGGCTGAGTTACTGGAAGGCATGGAGGCGTGGAAGCAATTGCCCGACCCCTTCCCCACCTGGGAGTAA
- a CDS encoding 3',5'-cyclic-nucleotide phosphodiesterase has protein sequence MNVNTLGASGGLEPSQGTSAFLLTPSMLLDAGTGVNQLRNEEISELKSVLLTHAHIDHISSLPLLIDNLFETLVSHRQVLTIYALPDVLKALQTHIFNHVIWPDFTQLPSPERPVLRYMPLTYWQTYSFDDTVSATPFPVSHGVPACGYWISCPTGTVAFSGDTGLSDTTIQSLNRLGALDTLVIECAFPNDLDRLAASAYHLTPERLAELFSRLSMPPNKLLITHLKPQHREKIIQQLHAALPATQPWQVI, from the coding sequence GTGAACGTTAACACCCTTGGCGCTAGCGGAGGTCTCGAGCCGTCTCAGGGAACGAGTGCCTTTTTGCTGACCCCTTCCATGCTGCTAGATGCGGGTACGGGCGTTAACCAGCTCCGCAATGAAGAAATTAGCGAGCTTAAAAGCGTCCTGTTGACCCATGCCCATATTGATCACATTTCAAGCCTGCCACTGCTTATCGACAACCTGTTTGAAACCCTTGTATCGCATCGCCAAGTCTTGACTATTTACGCACTGCCTGACGTCCTCAAGGCCCTCCAAACACATATTTTCAATCATGTTATTTGGCCCGACTTCACCCAGCTGCCCTCTCCAGAACGTCCTGTGCTGCGTTATATGCCGCTCACTTATTGGCAGACGTATTCGTTTGACGATACCGTCTCTGCGACCCCGTTTCCCGTTTCCCATGGTGTTCCCGCCTGTGGCTATTGGATAAGTTGCCCGACGGGCACCGTCGCATTTAGCGGCGATACCGGGCTTTCCGATACCACCATCCAATCGCTTAACCGGCTAGGCGCACTCGACACGCTGGTGATTGAATGTGCCTTCCCCAACGATCTCGACCGCCTCGCCGCATCGGCTTACCACCTCACCCCCGAGCGACTCGCCGAACTATTTTCCCGGCTGTCGATGCCCCCTAACAAGCTATTGATAACCCACCTAAAACCGCAGCATCGTGAAAAAATCATTCAACAGCTTCATGCCGCTCTTCCCGCGACACAGCCATGGCAGGTGATCTGA
- a CDS encoding TIGR03643 family protein, with protein sequence MPKAAVKRFRRLPDDEQSRIIEMAWEDRTPFEAIETLYGLAEPDVIEVMRHQLKPASFRLWRKRVTDRATKHTALRSPDVLRGYCPTQYKR encoded by the coding sequence ATGCCCAAAGCTGCTGTCAAACGCTTTCGCCGCCTGCCCGACGACGAACAGTCACGCATCATCGAAATGGCCTGGGAAGACCGCACGCCGTTTGAAGCCATTGAAACGCTCTATGGCCTTGCCGAGCCGGATGTAATCGAGGTGATGCGCCACCAGCTCAAACCGGCTTCGTTTCGCCTATGGCGCAAACGCGTCACCGACCGGGCGACAAAACATACCGCTCTGCGCTCGCCGGATGTCCTCCGCGGCTACTGTCCAACGCAATATAAGCGCTGA
- a CDS encoding CHASE2 domain-containing protein, translating to MSKVYAKKGRWLQWGGGIAIVVALLLDLVGWMPMPFLERLEWQTYDTRVRATLSEEADPSLAIIDIDERSLYEVGQWPWPRTVVAELVEMLFETYDAGLLGVDIVFAEPEGRVLESYWETLVSDYPELEERSPPESGDAVLADTLANYPVVLGHYFQASAAVDDPPPVGALPSPVAVSEGDSLAVPEPERFTSNLPKLQQSAMGGGFFDNPRVDDDGVFRRVPLLQRWEGELYPSLPLAMLMAMIGGPTIDPQVGEGAGVAQLEALDVGGFKIPVDNQGAALVPWYGERGHFAYISAVDVINERVEPEALAGKTLILGASAPGLMDLRSTPVGSVFPGPEVNMTLLAGMLHQSFKAQPPWVAGAELVSLVLLGALMTFLYPRLSAPVLLAVSAGLLGMTLGGNLWAWQQGLVLPLASFAVLLVLQMLWHLALNFLRESQHKRWVAERFGQYVPPKLVDDMVDSGESLGLAGEERELTVLFSDVRGFTAFSESIPPAELTLVMNRLLTPLTGAIHAHDGTIDKYMGDAIMAFWGAPIHDAAHAEHALEGAFAMLEALEDINQIFTQEGKPALAMGVGLNTGPMSVGNMGSSFRMAYTVMGDNVNLGSRLEGLTKAYGVSVLVSESTAQQAPNWCFRKLDKVRVKGRSAPLWVLEPLGKWKALTQSQREWQAAFEQAVALYQAASLSEAQAAFNALEDQQDSPTQLYLQRIAYFQQTPPPADWDGVWTHVDK from the coding sequence ATGTCGAAGGTATATGCCAAAAAGGGGCGGTGGCTGCAATGGGGCGGTGGCATTGCCATCGTAGTGGCGCTGTTGCTGGACTTGGTGGGCTGGATGCCGATGCCTTTTTTAGAGCGCTTGGAGTGGCAGACCTACGACACCCGCGTGCGAGCGACGCTTAGCGAGGAGGCTGACCCCTCGCTTGCGATCATCGATATTGATGAGCGCAGCCTTTACGAGGTGGGCCAGTGGCCATGGCCGCGCACGGTCGTCGCCGAGCTGGTGGAAATGCTGTTTGAGACCTATGACGCGGGGCTGCTGGGGGTGGACATTGTGTTCGCCGAGCCCGAAGGGCGGGTACTTGAATCGTACTGGGAAACGTTAGTAAGCGATTACCCCGAGCTTGAAGAGCGCTCCCCGCCAGAAAGTGGCGATGCGGTACTGGCGGATACCCTGGCTAACTACCCGGTGGTGCTAGGGCATTATTTTCAGGCAAGCGCGGCGGTGGATGATCCGCCGCCGGTGGGTGCGTTGCCCTCGCCGGTGGCGGTGAGCGAAGGGGATTCGCTTGCAGTGCCCGAGCCCGAGCGCTTCACCAGCAACCTGCCCAAATTGCAGCAAAGCGCGATGGGCGGCGGTTTTTTTGATAACCCTCGGGTGGATGACGACGGTGTATTTCGCCGGGTGCCCTTATTGCAGCGCTGGGAGGGCGAGCTTTATCCGAGCCTGCCGCTTGCGATGTTAATGGCGATGATAGGCGGGCCAACCATTGACCCACAGGTGGGTGAAGGTGCGGGCGTGGCCCAACTGGAGGCGCTGGACGTCGGCGGCTTTAAAATTCCAGTGGATAACCAGGGGGCGGCTCTGGTGCCGTGGTACGGCGAGCGCGGGCATTTTGCGTATATTTCAGCGGTCGATGTAATCAACGAGCGTGTCGAGCCTGAAGCGTTGGCAGGTAAAACATTGATTCTGGGGGCTTCAGCCCCCGGTTTGATGGATTTGCGCTCGACCCCGGTGGGCAGCGTTTTCCCTGGGCCAGAGGTCAACATGACGCTGCTGGCGGGGATGTTGCACCAGAGCTTTAAGGCCCAGCCGCCGTGGGTGGCGGGAGCGGAGCTGGTGAGCCTGGTCTTGCTGGGGGCGCTGATGACATTTTTGTACCCGCGTTTAAGCGCTCCTGTGTTGCTGGCAGTTAGCGCCGGACTGTTGGGCATGACGCTGGGCGGTAACCTCTGGGCCTGGCAGCAAGGGCTGGTGTTGCCGCTGGCCTCGTTCGCGGTGCTGTTGGTGTTGCAGATGCTTTGGCACTTGGCGCTGAATTTTTTACGCGAGTCGCAGCATAAACGTTGGGTGGCCGAGCGTTTTGGCCAGTATGTGCCGCCCAAGCTGGTGGATGACATGGTCGACAGTGGCGAGAGCCTGGGTCTTGCGGGTGAGGAGCGTGAGTTGACCGTGCTGTTTTCAGACGTACGTGGGTTTACGGCGTTTTCAGAGTCGATTCCGCCTGCTGAGTTGACCCTTGTCATGAATCGTCTGCTGACGCCGCTAACCGGCGCGATTCACGCCCACGACGGTACCATCGATAAATACATGGGCGATGCGATCATGGCGTTTTGGGGGGCACCGATCCACGATGCTGCGCACGCCGAGCACGCCCTTGAAGGGGCGTTTGCCATGCTGGAAGCACTTGAGGACATCAACCAGATCTTCACCCAGGAAGGTAAGCCTGCCCTGGCGATGGGCGTGGGCCTGAACACGGGACCCATGAGCGTTGGCAACATGGGCTCCAGCTTCCGTATGGCCTATACCGTGATGGGCGATAACGTCAATTTGGGTTCGCGCCTGGAGGGGCTGACCAAAGCCTACGGGGTGAGTGTGCTGGTAAGTGAGTCAACCGCGCAGCAAGCGCCCAACTGGTGCTTCCGCAAACTGGATAAAGTACGTGTCAAGGGCCGCAGCGCACCGCTTTGGGTGCTGGAGCCGCTGGGTAAATGGAAGGCGCTGACCCAAAGCCAGCGCGAGTGGCAGGCGGCTTTCGAGCAGGCTGTGGCGCTTTACCAGGCGGCATCGCTTAGTGAGGCCCAGGCGGCGTTCAACGCGCTTGAGGATCAGCAAGACTCGCCTACCCAGCTATATTTGCAGCGTATTGCGTATTTCCAGCAAACCCCACCTCCCGCCGACTGGGACGGGGTGTGGACGCATGTGGATAAATAA
- a CDS encoding FecR family protein has product MARFTQHPLARWVSLHATVGSLVIPMVVWANAPAGKVMFIHGDASIERDGERTAAERGEDIFAGDTFRTQSASTLQIRYSDGGTKAIQPESTYTLESYNKNEENPEESEQSGELVRGGLRAVTGLIGRNAPENVSHKTPVATMGIRGTSFQLVHVPEGEKPPIPGMATGSYLYVESGMLSMSTDAGERIVRPGQVVFSAAADATPEFLTDGLAIFEQLEEQRREQTRQDDENPSDETAQQDGNNTTVTSTTLDADTDSNATDGTFFDRIALAPATNEQLQSEQTNNLTQEQSTRARAFADNLEDDVNQESEPETELEPEPEPEPEPDPEPEPEPDPEPEPEPDPEPEPEAWIDFPPTTENSLTTLFGSDFLNGFYEENTTPTEQDSQNIAGGEVVWGYWDAGAPDPYFEGDTVMESIPFIASSDELTDTLSFDLSEQALSAISDQLAEGVTFNWAGGTGLVNQAGDDVINILGDSTITLASTGMESSVTVDIVLEDSGQLVGGLVAEEGSASFETFPIDTIDLTHENCEPDCFDGFNTLQGQYIGEEAAAIMSLIEASGDLGNYSGTGLFER; this is encoded by the coding sequence ATGGCTCGTTTTACACAGCACCCCCTTGCCCGCTGGGTATCGCTCCACGCCACTGTTGGCAGCCTGGTCATCCCCATGGTGGTTTGGGCCAATGCCCCCGCTGGGAAGGTGATGTTCATTCATGGCGATGCCTCAATTGAACGCGATGGCGAGCGCACCGCCGCCGAACGCGGCGAGGATATTTTCGCTGGCGACACCTTCCGAACCCAAAGCGCCAGTACGCTGCAGATCCGCTACAGCGACGGCGGCACAAAGGCTATCCAGCCAGAAAGCACCTACACCCTGGAAAGCTACAACAAAAACGAAGAAAACCCCGAAGAATCCGAACAGAGCGGCGAGCTAGTGCGCGGTGGTTTACGCGCCGTGACCGGGTTAATTGGTCGCAATGCCCCCGAAAACGTCAGCCATAAAACGCCGGTGGCCACCATGGGTATTCGCGGCACCAGCTTTCAACTGGTTCACGTGCCCGAAGGCGAAAAACCCCCAATACCCGGCATGGCAACCGGCAGCTACCTGTATGTCGAAAGCGGCATGCTCTCCATGAGCACCGACGCTGGCGAGCGTATTGTGCGCCCAGGGCAAGTCGTGTTTTCCGCCGCGGCGGATGCCACGCCAGAGTTTCTGACTGACGGCCTAGCGATTTTTGAACAGTTGGAAGAACAGCGCCGCGAGCAAACACGCCAAGATGATGAAAACCCAAGCGACGAAACCGCCCAGCAAGATGGCAACAACACTACCGTTACCAGTACCACGCTGGATGCCGATACCGATAGCAATGCCACTGACGGCACATTTTTCGACCGCATAGCGCTGGCACCGGCCACCAACGAGCAGCTTCAAAGCGAGCAAACCAACAACCTCACTCAAGAACAATCTACCCGTGCCCGCGCCTTTGCAGATAATTTAGAAGACGACGTCAACCAAGAGTCTGAACCAGAGACTGAGCTCGAACCTGAGCCAGAACCCGAACCTGAGCCAGACCCCGAACCTGAGCCAGAGCCAGACCCCGAACCTGAGCCGGAGCCAGACCCCGAACCTGAGCCGGAGGCTTGGATCGACTTCCCACCTACCACTGAAAACAGCTTAACCACGCTTTTCGGCAGCGATTTTTTAAATGGCTTTTACGAAGAAAATACAACGCCCACAGAACAAGACAGCCAAAACATAGCGGGTGGCGAGGTGGTTTGGGGCTACTGGGACGCCGGCGCGCCTGACCCTTATTTTGAAGGCGATACGGTGATGGAAAGTATTCCTTTTATTGCCTCTTCAGATGAATTAACCGACACGCTCAGTTTTGACTTGAGCGAACAAGCTCTATCAGCCATAAGCGATCAGTTAGCAGAGGGGGTAACATTCAACTGGGCAGGCGGCACTGGGCTGGTCAACCAGGCTGGCGACGATGTGATAAACATTCTAGGCGACAGCACCATCACACTCGCAAGTACTGGCATGGAAAGCAGCGTTACGGTTGATATAGTGCTGGAAGATTCTGGTCAACTGGTGGGTGGCCTGGTCGCCGAAGAAGGCAGCGCGTCTTTTGAAACCTTCCCGATCGATACCATCGACCTTACCCACGAAAACTGCGAACCAGACTGCTTTGATGGTTTCAACACCTTACAAGGCCAATATATCGGCGAAGAAGCCGCCGCCATTATGAGCCTGATCGAAGCTTCAGGCGATCTGGGCAACTACAGCGGCACCGGACTCTTCGAGCGCTAA